The Gymnodinialimonas sp. 57CJ19 genome includes a window with the following:
- a CDS encoding OmpA family protein, giving the protein MTHQRHSRRAVLATLGSTLALTACGSLTVETGRPLGAHLDQNGTFGQPTRNNIGVHNGDIRWAEILGERFANTVPTTINFAFNSSELDAVARNILNQQAAFIRNFPEVRFSVYGHTDAVGSNSYNQRLGRRRARAAVNYLVSQGISRSRLQALVSLGESQPIVATDGEERRNRRTVTEVTGFLENDPLVLDGRYAEIIYRTYRSGSVSAGGSGGGGAAAE; this is encoded by the coding sequence ATGACACATCAACGCCACTCCCGCCGTGCTGTTCTTGCGACGCTGGGGTCCACTTTGGCCCTGACGGCTTGCGGATCTCTTACCGTTGAAACCGGGCGGCCCCTTGGGGCGCACCTGGACCAGAACGGCACGTTCGGCCAACCCACACGCAACAATATCGGCGTGCATAACGGCGATATCCGATGGGCCGAAATCTTGGGCGAACGCTTCGCCAATACCGTGCCCACAACGATCAACTTCGCCTTCAACTCCTCCGAGTTGGATGCGGTCGCCCGCAATATCCTGAACCAACAGGCCGCATTTATCCGGAACTTCCCCGAAGTGCGATTCTCGGTCTATGGGCACACCGATGCGGTCGGTTCCAACAGCTACAACCAACGCCTTGGTCGTCGCCGGGCACGGGCCGCCGTGAACTATCTGGTCAGCCAGGGCATCAGCCGTAGTCGCTTGCAAGCCCTTGTTTCCTTGGGTGAAAGCCAGCCAATCGTGGCCACGGACGGGGAAGAACGCCGCAACCGCCGCACGGTGACAGAGGTTACCGGGTTCTTGGAAAACGACCCCCTTGTCCTTGATGGTCGCTACGCTGAAATCATCTACCGTACCTATCGTTCCGGTAGCGTAAGCGCGGGTGGTTCCGGTGGTGGCGGAGCCGCAGCAGAGTAG
- a CDS encoding lytic transglycosylase domain-containing protein translates to MINRIVWRTAFAVLLGNSAVAQESEIRFVRAPEAGQTGPRINIQITEEDMVRQGAPAAEVPALDEVAAAIAPASDGASAWFWAAVPSQMPADPARFWAAQEHLAQAPEASGLGAPRLDTVSRIAASHGREILAATIGTQVSPAFALAVIAAESAGRVDAESGAGAQGLMQLIPATAERFGVTDAMDPAQNIAGGVAYLDWLMETFDRDPILVLAAYNAGEGAVTRAGGVPEYDETRTYVPRVLSAWAMARGLCNTPPDLVSDGCVFQMMN, encoded by the coding sequence ATGATCAATCGGATAGTGTGGAGGACCGCTTTTGCGGTCCTTTTGGGCAACTCTGCCGTCGCGCAAGAAAGCGAAATTCGCTTTGTCCGCGCCCCGGAGGCCGGGCAAACGGGCCCGCGCATTAATATTCAGATCACCGAAGAAGATATGGTGCGGCAGGGCGCGCCGGCAGCGGAAGTGCCCGCTTTGGACGAGGTGGCCGCCGCGATCGCGCCTGCATCTGACGGGGCGTCGGCGTGGTTCTGGGCCGCGGTGCCAAGCCAGATGCCTGCCGATCCGGCGCGATTCTGGGCCGCGCAGGAGCATTTGGCCCAAGCCCCCGAGGCCAGCGGTCTTGGCGCGCCGCGTCTGGATACCGTCAGCCGGATCGCCGCCAGTCACGGCCGAGAGATCTTGGCCGCCACCATTGGCACGCAGGTCTCTCCTGCTTTCGCGCTGGCGGTCATCGCCGCAGAAAGTGCCGGGCGCGTGGATGCGGAAAGCGGCGCGGGGGCGCAGGGGTTGATGCAACTGATCCCCGCCACGGCTGAACGCTTCGGCGTCACCGACGCCATGGACCCGGCCCAGAACATCGCCGGAGGCGTGGCTTACCTCGATTGGCTCATGGAAACCTTCGACCGAGATCCGATTCTGGTGCTGGCCGCCTATAACGCCGGCGAAGGCGCGGTCACACGGGCAGGCGGCGTGCCCGAGTATGATGAGACCCGCACCTATGTGCCCCGTGTCTTGTCCGCTTGGGCGATGGCCCGGGGCCTGTGCAATACGCCGCCCGATCTGGTGTCGGACGGCTGCGTTTTCCAGATGATGAACTAG
- a CDS encoding type II and III secretion system protein family protein, whose protein sequence is MSITGILRACLLGAATLLIQPIPSAQAQGLRVVEGESTGTLRVPMNRAVVVEAEMLFAELSVANPAIADIATLSERSIYVLGRAPGRTTMTLLGADGSLIANVEIQVVPDVAELRERLREILPGDAVEVRTANDGIVLSGTVGSSFAVDRAMELAERYAPGRVSNLMMVGGQQQVMLQVRFAEMQRTVRQELSASLGIGGSTSDAGMTLGTGSASGPTSFGASGIGAGLSGRTGGLGVSFSAGGLQLSVLLEALESNGLVRTLAEPNLTALSGATASFLAGGEYPVPTESESGGTTIEFKPFGVQLAFTPTVVTDGIINLALNAEISSIGEIIAATGAPAVNTRSATTTVEMRDGDSFAIAGLLQDDFRSSVGAVPWLSDLPVLGPLFRSSSYQREQSELVIIVTAHLVSPVNGEALALPTDRVRIPTESELFFGGHVEGRGPAPGTAAGEVAQQDFSGSYGYVLD, encoded by the coding sequence ATGAGTATTACTGGTATATTGCGCGCGTGCCTTCTGGGTGCGGCAACACTTCTTATCCAACCAATTCCCTCAGCTCAGGCCCAAGGCCTGCGTGTTGTAGAGGGCGAAAGCACCGGTACCCTACGGGTGCCGATGAACCGCGCTGTCGTTGTTGAGGCAGAGATGCTCTTTGCAGAGCTTTCCGTCGCCAACCCGGCCATTGCGGATATCGCGACACTTTCTGAACGCTCCATCTACGTCCTGGGCCGCGCGCCCGGGCGGACGACGATGACGCTGCTGGGAGCCGATGGGTCCCTCATTGCCAACGTCGAAATTCAGGTCGTCCCCGATGTGGCCGAACTGCGCGAGCGTCTGCGAGAAATTCTTCCCGGCGACGCCGTCGAGGTGCGCACCGCCAATGATGGCATCGTGCTGTCGGGCACTGTCGGCTCTTCCTTCGCCGTCGATCGCGCCATGGAACTGGCCGAGCGTTATGCACCGGGCCGTGTGTCCAACCTGATGATGGTGGGCGGACAGCAACAGGTGATGTTGCAGGTACGCTTCGCGGAAATGCAGCGCACCGTGCGGCAGGAATTGTCAGCCTCCCTCGGGATTGGCGGCTCCACTTCTGATGCTGGCATGACCCTCGGCACCGGCAGCGCCAGTGGCCCCACAAGCTTCGGAGCGTCCGGTATCGGCGCGGGCCTAAGTGGCCGTACCGGCGGGCTTGGCGTCAGCTTCTCGGCGGGTGGTTTGCAACTGTCGGTTCTTCTTGAAGCGCTTGAATCTAATGGTCTCGTGCGCACTTTGGCCGAACCGAACCTGACGGCGCTTTCCGGTGCGACGGCCTCTTTCCTTGCGGGCGGCGAATATCCGGTGCCCACGGAATCGGAATCGGGTGGTACGACGATTGAATTCAAACCCTTCGGCGTCCAGCTGGCCTTCACCCCCACCGTTGTCACTGACGGCATCATCAACCTTGCGCTGAACGCCGAGATCTCTTCGATCGGTGAGATCATCGCCGCCACCGGTGCCCCTGCGGTTAACACCCGCTCGGCCACGACCACGGTGGAAATGCGTGACGGTGACAGCTTTGCCATTGCGGGCTTGTTGCAAGATGACTTCCGCAGCTCGGTTGGTGCTGTGCCATGGCTCAGCGATCTTCCGGTGCTTGGGCCGCTGTTCCGGTCCTCGTCCTATCAACGAGAGCAATCGGAGCTGGTGATTATCGTCACGGCGCATCTGGTAAGCCCGGTCAACGGCGAGGCTCTGGCGCTGCCCACCGACCGTGTGCGTATCCCGACCGAAAGCGAGTTGTTCTTTGGCGGTCACGTCGAAGGCCGAGGCCCCGCCCCCGGCACCGCGGCAGGAGAGGTCGCTCAACAAGACTTCTCCGGCTCTTACGGCTACGTGTTGGACTGA
- the cpaB gene encoding Flp pilus assembly protein CpaB, translating to MRIVFILVLAVGVGLAGFAVSIAKDRFDQYQTALAEQRDAILPTVEVVVVNRQLRYGERLTPEDVQLIRWPAEHVPFGAFTSMEDLFPADGDEPRTVIRMMEQHEPILLAKVTAPGEDAGVASRLEEGMRAIALRVDVNSGVSGFLRPGDRVDVYWTGPGRNGDTVTRLIRANVQLIAIDQIADEQRNSPTIARTITVTARPEDVAALTQAQGSGSLTLALVGVNDDTEQGEVEVSTSALLGEVEVVASDGPRVCTVRNRRGAEVVITQVPCVN from the coding sequence ATGCGTATCGTTTTCATTCTAGTCCTTGCCGTTGGCGTCGGCCTGGCCGGCTTTGCCGTTTCAATCGCCAAAGATCGTTTTGACCAATATCAGACCGCGCTGGCCGAACAGCGCGATGCAATCCTTCCCACCGTCGAGGTGGTCGTGGTCAACAGGCAGCTCCGCTACGGAGAGCGCCTGACCCCGGAGGATGTCCAACTTATCCGTTGGCCGGCCGAGCACGTCCCCTTTGGCGCGTTCACATCGATGGAAGACCTGTTTCCCGCCGACGGGGACGAGCCGCGCACTGTCATTCGGATGATGGAACAGCACGAGCCGATCCTTCTGGCCAAAGTCACCGCCCCCGGTGAAGACGCGGGCGTTGCCTCGCGCCTGGAAGAGGGGATGCGCGCCATTGCGTTGCGTGTCGACGTGAACTCGGGCGTGTCCGGCTTCCTGCGTCCCGGTGACCGTGTGGACGTTTACTGGACCGGCCCTGGCCGCAACGGGGATACCGTAACCCGCCTGATCCGGGCCAACGTGCAGTTGATCGCAATCGACCAGATCGCCGATGAACAGCGCAACAGCCCGACCATCGCGCGGACCATCACCGTCACGGCGCGGCCTGAAGATGTGGCCGCTCTCACGCAAGCCCAGGGCTCCGGCTCTTTGACGCTGGCGCTGGTTGGCGTGAACGATGACACCGAGCAAGGCGAAGTCGAAGTTTCGACCTCTGCGCTTCTGGGTGAGGTCGAAGTGGTGGCCTCCGATGGGCCTCGTGTTTGCACCGTTCGCAACCGTCGCGGCGCTGAAGTTGTCATCACCCAAGTTCCCTGCGTGAACTGA